The Streptomyces sp. NBC_01298 genome contains the following window.
CGTGCCGGCGGGCCTCCCCGAGCAGCCGGTCTTCTACCCGGTCCTCAACGAGGACTACGCGATCAAAATCGCGAGGGACTCGAACGTCAAGCACAGCGGCGTCGGCTTCGTGACCCGGTTCGAGGTGGAGTCGGAGTTCTTGAGCCACTACTCCGTCCAGCAGGTGGGTGGCCGGACCATCCTCGAACTCTGGGTTCCCGCGGAGGAGTTGGATGACTTCTCGGAAACGGTGTAGGCGCCGTCGAACGGCAAGGCGTCCGGGGGCGGGGAACAGGTGGAGCACCGTAGCTGCCCGGCCCGCTCGTCGTGCCACACGTAGAACGTCGCCGGCCCGGGGAAGCACCGTTCTCGAATGCATACCCGGAGGGCCGAAGCGGTCCGCTCGAAGGCGGTGACCACGTCCGCGACGGAGGAGGCCCGCCGGTCCTCGTCCTCGGCACCCAGCCGCCAGGTGTTGGTCTCCCGTTCCACCCGCCAGCCGATCCGGCCGCCGCTGCTTGGCCGGGGCGATGAGCCGGTCGCCCAGGCCCTTTCCGCGCTGACGGAGGGCCGGGACCGGGTGGAGGCTGCCGCGCTGTTCAGGGTGTCGGTCAGGGCCGTGGACGACTGGTGGGCGAGGTGGCAGGCCGAACTCGACGCTGAGACCCGCAGGTTCTTCCGGCGGCGCCTACGCCGGCCCCACATCGTCCGCGGCTACTTCGGCGGCCCCCACGTCCGCCACACCCTCGATCAGAGCCCTTTGAGTTTCTGATCGATAGAAGCCGGCGCGAGCCGAACGGCGATCCGGCCGCGTCCCTGGCCGCCCGGCACGTCCCGAGGACGCGCCCGGCGGCCGACAGGTGCCGCCTGTCTGTCAGACCGACGCCGAGCCGAAGGCTGCGGCGTTGTCGGCGACCCACTGCGCGTAGGTGAGGGGCGGC
Protein-coding sequences here:
- a CDS encoding helix-turn-helix domain-containing protein produces the protein MHTRRAEAVRSKAVTTSATEEARRSSSSAPSRQVLVSRSTRQPIRPPLLGRGDEPVAQALSALTEGRDRVEAAALFRVSVRAVDDWWARWQAELDAETRRFFRRRLRRPHIVRGYFGGPHVRHTLDQSPLSF